From the Manihot esculenta cultivar AM560-2 chromosome 3, M.esculenta_v8, whole genome shotgun sequence genome, one window contains:
- the LOC110610744 gene encoding uncharacterized protein LOC110610744, with protein MPRPGPRPYECVRRAWHSDRHQPIRGSLIQEIFRVVNEVHSSATKKNKEWQEKLPVVVLRAEEIIYSKANSEAEYMDLKTLWDRTNDAINTIIRRDESTETGELLQPCIEAALNLGCTPRRASRSQRNCNPRCYLSASSQEPNTFSPGIVNSSVQVNHKTSPQCIPNYLNFIKPTFVNSTHLGSDKFLLATDNGCLSNFNQCLPVENRAVSRLCSVYPLYFGSCIEPQQGSGLLSKSVPSTWEPAKMGGIEQSPLGCNEYADVKINQSDFKDISMQHQDVGCDLSLRLGSLSASLPSSQNWQLQDVEDVGSGEGSKFNNQMLQTDKEFTLFARVDKDNSLDSCPSKLSERVNINAKMKKRKAVYGHPVDDQACHWQPKLPCKDLTCRMRSADL; from the exons ATGCCTAGACCAGGCCCCAGACCTTATGAATGTGTTAGAAGAGCTTGGCACAGTGATAGACACCAGCCCATTAGAGGTTCTCTCATTCAAGAAATTTTCAG AGTTGTCAATGAGGTTCATAGCTCTGCAACTAAGAAGAACAAGGAATGGCAAGAGAAGTTACCAGTTGTCGTTTTGAGAGCAGAAGAAATTATATATTCCAAAGCCAATTCTGAG GCTGAATATATGGACCTTAAAACACTTTGGGACCGAACTAATGACGCCATTAATACAATCATTAGACGCGATGAGAGTACTGAAACTGGGGAGCTTCTTCAACCTTGCATTGAAG CTGCTCTTAATTTGGGATGCACTCCAAGAAGAGCCTCCAGGAGCCAACGGAATTGCAATCCAAGATGTTACCTTAGTGCCAGCAGTCAAGAACCCAACACTTTTTCTCCTGGCATAGTAAATAGCAGTGTTCAAGTAAATCATAAGACCAGCCCACAATGCATACCTAATTAtttaaacttcataaaaccgaCGTTCGTGAATTCGACCCACTTGGGCTCTGATAAATTTCTCCTTGCTACTGATAATGGTTGTTTATCTAACTTTAACCAATGTTTGCCCGTGGAGAATCGTGCTGTCTCACGCTTGTGCTCAGTATATCCTTTGTACTTTGGAAGTTGCATAGAGCCCCAGCAAGGCTCAGGACTCCTTTCCAAATCAGTTCCTAGCACCTGGGAACCTGCCAAGATGGGTGGTATTGAGCAAAGCCCCTTAGGCTGTAACGAGTATGCTGATGTTAAAATCAATCAATCAGATTTCAAGGATATTTCAATGCAGCATCAAGATGTTGGGTGTGATCTGTCATTGCGGTTGGGCTCTCTTTCAGCATCTTtgccaagttctcaaaactGGCAGCTTCAGGATGTTGAAGATGTTGGTTCTGGAGAAGGGAGTAAATTCAACAATCAGATGCTGCAAACGGATAAGGAGTTCACTTTGTTTGCTAGGGTTGATAAGGATAACTCATTAGATTCATGTCCAAGCAAATTGAGTGAGCGTGTAAATATCAATGCGAAAATGAAAAAACGCAAGGCAGTTTACGGTCACCCTGTGGATGATCAGGCATGTCATTGGCAGCCAAAGCTTCCATGCAAAGATTTGACTTGCAGAATGAGAAGTGCAGATTTATGA
- the LOC110610617 gene encoding uncharacterized protein LOC110610617 — MPRPGPRPYECVRRAWHSDRHQPIRGSLIQEIFRVVNEVHSSATKKNKEWQEKLPVVVLRAEEIIYSKANSEAEYMDLKTLWDRTNDAINTIIRRDESTETGELLQPCIEAALNLGCTPRRASRSQRNCNPRCYLSASSQEPNTFSPGIVNSSVQVNHKTSPQCIPNYLNFIKPTFVNSTHLGSDKFLLATDNGCLSNYNQCLPVENCAVSRLCSVYPLYFGSCIEPQQGSGLLSKSVPSTLEPAKMGGIEQSPLGCNEYADVKINQSDFKDISMQHQDVGCDLSLRLGSLSASLPSSQNWQLQDVEDVGSGEGSKFNNQMLQTDKEFTLFARVDKDNSLDSCPSKLSERVNINAKMKKRKAVYGHPVDDQACHWQPKLPCKDLTCRMRSADV; from the exons ATGCCTAGACCAGGCCCCAGACCTTATGAATGTGTTAGAAGAGCTTGGCACAGTGATAGACACCAGCCCATTAGAGGTTCTCTCATTCAAGAAATTTTCAG AGTTGTCAATGAGGTTCATAGCTCTGCAACTAAGAAGAACAAGGAATGGCAAGAGAAGCTACCAGTTGTCGTTTTGAGAGCAGAAGAAATTATATATTCCAAAGCCAATTCTGAG GCTGAATATATGGACCTTAAAACACTTTGGGACCGAACTAATGACGCCATTAATACAATCATTAGACGCGATGAGAGTACTGAAACTGGGGAGCTTCTTCAACCTTGCATTGAAG CTGCTCTTAATTTGGGATGCACTCCAAGAAGAGCCTCCAGGAGCCAACGGAATTGCAATCCAAGATGTTACCTTAGTGCCAGCAGTCAAGAACCCAACACTTTTTCTCCTGGCATAGTAAATAGCAGTGTTCAAGTAAATCATAAGACCAGCCCACAATGCATACCTAATTAtttaaacttcataaaaccgaCGTTTGTGAATTCGACCCACTTGGGCTCTGATAAATTTCTCCTTGCTACTGATAATGGTTGTTTATCTAACTATAACCAATGTTTGCCCGTGGAGAATTGTGCTGTCTCACGCTTGTGCTCAGTATATCCTTTGTACTTTGGAAGTTGCATAGAGCCCCAGCAAGGCTCAGGACTCCTTTCCAAATCAGTTCCTAGCACCTTGGAACCTGCCAAGATGGGTGGTATTGAGCAAAGCCCCTTAGGCTGTAACGAGTATGCTGATGTTAAAATCAATCAATCAGATTTCAAGGATATTTCAATGCAGCATCAAGATGTTGGGTGTGATCTGTCATTGCGGTTGGGCTCTCTTTCAGCATCTTtgccaagttctcaaaactGGCAGCTTCAGGATGTTGAAGATGTTGGTTCTGGAGAAGGGAGTAAATTCAACAATCAGATGCTGCAAACGGATAAGGAGTTCACTTTGTTTGCTAGGGTTGATAAGGATAACTCATTAGATTCATGTCCAAGCAAATTGAGTGAGCGTGTAAATATCAATGCGAAAATGAAAAAACGCAAGGCAGTTTACGGTCACCCTGTGGATGATCAGGCATGTCATTGGCAGCCAAAGCTTCCATGCAAAGATTTGACTTGCAGAATGAGAAGTGCAGATGTATGA